One Hevea brasiliensis isolate MT/VB/25A 57/8 chromosome 6, ASM3005281v1, whole genome shotgun sequence genomic window, atatataaaattctaATTATATTACTCCAATGTTATATATTTATAAGATATATTtagtgattaattaaaaaaaataaaatgtttgttaattattattattattattatgttaacattatttataaattaatattttgtttgaataaatatttttaagccatttatatatttaaaacagTAATAAAAggattttttagtaatttttatatttattttatcatactATACCATTTAACCAAATAAGAAAAGGTTATTAAACTATCTTATTTATCATCTTTTCAaacatattaataataaaaaccagaccatataattCAATACAATATGATACGATACATTAATAATTCACACTGTGCTCAATCCAAACAGGGGGTTAACTTCTGAGCGTTGGATGCCTGTTGTTCTTAGTTGGCCCTATAATGATCCATCATATCACATGTTTCCACATTTTGCGCAAATGCTGGGGCCAAAAATGTTTGTCACTTCACAATTAACTATACtgatagttattattattattattattttttttttttttgtggtagGGACCTGAGATTCGGACTGGTTTCCTGAAGGATGGAAAACCTATTCAACTGAAGGAAGGTCAGGAAATCACTGTGACTACCAATTATAACATCAAGGGTGACACAGATATGATCTCCATGAGCTACAAAAAACTGCCTGTAGACGTGAAACCTGGAAATACTATCTTATGTGCTGATGGTACAATCACTCTGACTGTTTTGTCTTGTAATCCAGAGGCTGGAAGTGTGAGATGCCGCTGCGAGAACACTGCAACACTAGGTGAGAGGAAAAATGTCAATCTTCCTGGTGTTGTGGTGGACCTTCCAACACTGACAGAGAAGGATAAGGAAGACATCTTGGGTTGGGGTGTTCCCAACGAGATCGATATGATTGCTCTTTCATTTGTACGGAAGGGGTCAGATCTTGTTCATGTTCGTAAGGTCCTTGGGCCACATGCCAAGCATATACAGTTAATGTCGAAGGTACAGTACAGTCCCTATCCATATTTGGTATACTGGTTGATGCCAGTTTCATGAATGAGGCACATGGTATGTAATTTGTGCCCCATTTGTGGGATGTTGTACTTTGCCCTGATGTGTTTGTTTGCTAATCTATTctattttagaaattaattttgattattgTATTTGATAGTTGTTACACGTTTTGGTAACATTTGTTTTATTTCGTTGGTTAAATAATTACTAATTGATTGCTTCTGTTTCCTTAGGTTGAGAACCAGGAAGGAGTTATTAACTTTGATGAGATCTTGAGGGAAACTGATTCATTCATGGTTGCTCGCGGTGATCTTGGAATGGAAATTCCTGTAGAGAAGATTTTCCTGGCGCAAAAGATGATGATATATAAGTGCAATCTTGTGGGAAAGCCTGTGGTGACTGCTACCCAGATGCTTGAATCCATGATTAAGTCTCCTAGACCAACCCGCGCTGAAGCCACTGATGTTGCTAATGCTGTTCTTGATGGTACTGATTGCGTTATGCTCAGTGGTGAGAGTGCAGCTGGGGCCTACCCAGAGCTTGCTGTAAAGATCATGCGTCGAATTTGTATTGAAGCTGAATCATCCCTTGACTATGGAGCTATCTTCAAGGAGATGATAAGATCAACTCCACTTCCTATGAGCCCGTTGGAGAGCCTTGCGTCCTCAGCTGTACGAACTGCTAACAAGGCAAAAGCAAAGCTCATTGTAGTTATGACGCGTGGAGGGACAACGGCTAAATTGGTAGCCAAGTACAGACCGGCTGTCCCAATCCTCTCTGTGGTTGTTCCAGTCTTGACGACTGACTCATTTGATTGGACCTGCAGTGATGAGACACCGGCAAGGCACAGTCTGATATATAGGGGCTTGATTCCTCTTTTGGCAGAAGGATCTGCTAAGGCTACTGATGCAGAATCCACTGAGGTTATTTTGGAAGCTGCTTTAAATTCAGCGACTGAGAGGGGGTTGTGCAAGCCTGGTGATGCTGTTGTTGCCCTCCATCGAATTGGAGCTGCCTCTGTTATTAAGATATGCATTGTGAAATGATGTGAAATATGCAGAATGCCTTGGAGATATGGCTTGGAGAGGCTGTTGCAAGAAAGTGGAcgcttattataattattatattttttgggACCTGTTGTGGGGTCATTGGAGGATTAGTTATTTCCTCTGTCCTCACTCTATGTTATATGAGACTGGAATTGTCATTTTAATTAGATAATGTTATTGGCATGTTCAATCATATGTTCTTGTGGCACGTATAAAATGCAACATCCAGTACATGTAGGGGATACGTGGTTATATGGCTGATTCTATGAGATTTGTATCGGACTGTGGTGCATTGAGATTCCAACCGGCGTTAGATGAAGAGTTGGGGGGAGGACTGTTTGCATTGGCCAATGAGGACTCGAATTCCATAAGTGGGAGGCAAAGATGATTCTGCGTAAGCAAGGTTCAAGACAGGATTGATCTGTCAACTTCACATGGGCAATTTCAAGAAGAGGTGGCTATTCTTGTTGCTACGTTGTGTCCTATTTCTTCGTTCTGGAACATCTACTAAACGAATACTATAGTAGAGACAGGCCCTTCATCAACTGTCAACTATAAGCATGCAACTTAAAAGATTTCAAGAAGCCTACGGTGGTGGAGAGCGCTGCTTTTGTTAAGAGAAGTGCCATAGGTTCGAAACCAAAACCTcgtattcaaatggccataatttaGACATATATGAATCATGATGTCTTCAAAACCATCAGAGGCAATAGGCGTGGATTTAGCGGCAGTCTGGCACTGTGGCACTTCTCTTATTCAGGGTGGACGAGGTTGAATACACGGTGAAAGGCTAATGATTAATCAATTTATAGGAATGGCattctttctccttcttcttctgttcttctttttatttatttatttatttatttattattattattattatataatataaattttttcatttaaaaaaaattataaattagaaataaaaatttaaaatctaatttgcggtatacatatatatatttttttaaaattataatatctaaatactaaaatacataaaaaattattttttaataaaataataatatattattagaatgaatttcaagaatttgAACGGGGAGCTCGTCTTTCTGTTATTGTCCCTATCCTATGCAATATCAGAGTGGAATaggattttgaaaaattaatatgGTATGGAATAAATTGAACCAGAACAGGAGCAATTGCCATGTCTAtcgatttatttaatttatttctaaattttaattaatacgttttaaattttaattaataattattttaaaattaattatttaaaaacaatgataataaaattatattattcaaaacagtagatTAGAATTATTTTAGAAAcagatattattattatatctGAAAAGTCGGAAAACGCATAATATAGTCATCTTGCATCTTTTTATCCTGTAAAAGACTGCCACACATAAGTAATTAATGACTAAATTAATATACTTTTAATTAGattttgtaatttttaatttttaagaataATTTGAATTCGCTATGAGGtcgattcttcaattttttttttcaattggatATGTCCAGGTTTTaccattatataaattaattagttaaatgccTATACTTTTGTAcgtgaatttattattttttaattttaatattttaattgtaaacataaatttaatatcatataaattattaaaagatatATCTCTAAAatgtattaaaaatataaaatgttaaaaaaatatttttagtataAACTTATATTAATATTtcaaatacttaaaaaaattaaaaataaaaagaaaaataaaacataaaaaatatacttccatttaaaaaattacaatcatttcatcttaaatataatattatcaattaatatgtttttattattttttattaataatattcaaagttgattataaaaattttgagagttaaatatataattaaataatatttttagaatACAATAATATGAGATTATTTagaaatattatataaattatatattaattatatgcaAATAAATTTAATGTAGTGGATATTTAAGAAGATAATGTTATAATAATGATATAAAATTCTCTCTAAGAGTgaaaacaagttttaaatgataataatgatataaagtttatatttattacttaaaaaatatgaaataaattataataattttttataattaaaataaaaataaaaaataaaaaataaaaaattaatataaaagaaaGTTATACATTTATTTTTTATAGGGATGATTTGTaggaaataatatttttacataaataaatttataaagaaaaagtaatttaaaaaatttttaaataatatatttaatcacaaaaatattaatttttaaaattaaattttaaaggaaataataatttaaattataaaaattaagataataatgttaataataatactaattaaaagaaaagtaaaaaaaaatcaaataatcaaTATAAAGAGAGTTATATACTATTTTATGGATatcaaaatatgataaataatatttttatataaatatatttataaaaaataatataaaatttttttaaataatgtatttaattacaaagattttaattttaaacaataaaatttaaaaaataataatttaacttataaaaattaagacaataatattaatattaataataattaaaagaaaaataaaaaaattaattaattaatataaaaaaattatgaatttatttatgaaaatataattaaattaaaaaaaataatatactcatttacaatattataaaaaataaataattaaattaaaaaattatatatttatttataaaaaataacatataataaataaaaataaaaaaatattacatgACAATGCCGTATCCTCTTTATAGATTGATTTATAtccattaaaattaaaaagtcatgtcacaatttaaaaaaaatatcgaagtggatttttttttttttccgtgcCAGTTCTCATTAGGTCTCTATGGTATGGAAGAAAAGATGGACTCATTAGTCATTACCGCAgctgaagaagaaaaaaaaaaagaaaagaaaaaaggtaTTATGCACGCAGAACAAAGGGGCCTATCCTAAGGTGGGGTTGGAGTTTCGAGTTTCGACTTTCAGTGAATGACCCTTCCTGCACCTGACCTGCTAATGCTAATTCAATCTGAGAAGCTGCTTTCGTCAAAAGACGCCAGAAGATCTATCAGTATCCACATCTCAGAAAATTCAAGGTAATTTAGTTAACCCTTTCTAGATTCCATTCCTCAATTTTGTCTGAATTTCCGGTTTTACCCTGCTTAGATGCTGTTGGAACCAACTCTTCATCAATTTAATTTGTCGTTTTAGGGTGatagaaattgaataaaaaaagaaaaagaaaaattgaagtatCGCTTTGCAAACTGATCTGATCATTTCCATGGCCGGGTCTTGCAATTTCGAATTGGATCGAGCTAATTTGAGATAAGAAATTCATTTATCGTGCCCGGAATTAAATTCCAATAATCCATCCCTCTTCTCCCTTCTTCTTTGTTTGTTCATCAGTTGTTCCCTGTCGCAATTATAGAGAAGTACAACAACAATAGATATGCAGAAGAGTGGTAGTGTCTCCAGGAATACTAACGGCACTGTTACTGGTATCAATCATAGTAAATCTCTATTTCATCAGCAGTCTCTCAGGAGGTTGGGATTGTGTTCCCAAATAACCACGGCAGGGGGACAGCACTCGTCCCCAATTGTTTTCCCCGAGAAACGTAGCAAAAAGGTCAAAGCCTCTTCCAAACCCGATGATCCATTGGAAATAGGCAAGGTACAAGAGCATAGAATAGACATAATAGGTGGAGGAGACGAGAAGTCTGATTTGTTGGGATGCGTTGTCTTCTCTGGCAAACTCATTTTGGACAAGAGAAAGACCACCTTCCGTGATAGTAGTCATGCCAAAGATGCACAACAGCAAAGTTCTATAGACGTTTCCAACCAAGAAGCTCTCGATGCTAAGCTTACCAGCAAGGCTTTAGTTTGGGGTTCTCACATGCTGCATCTTGATGATGTTATTTcggtaatgaaaaaaaaaaaaaaacccttcatTTTGATTAACATGATATTGATATTTTACCCCTGAGAAAATATAGATTACTAATGTGATAATTTTTCCCCATATAAATTTTCCAGGTATCATACCATGTTGGTCTCAGGCATTTTACTATTCATTCTTATCCGATTAAAAAGGGTTCTTGTGGTCTATCTTGTTTTTTAAAACCTAAAAGAATTCGCAAGGATTATCGGTTCTTAGCTTCTAGTGTGGAAGAGGCACTTCAGTGGGTTGGTGGATTAGCAGACCAGCACTGTTATGTGAATTGTTTGCCTCATCCTTTGGTTTCTTCAAAGAAGCAAGCTTCTTCGGAGTTACTTCCAACTGACACTCCTCCCGAGTTACTCTTCAAGTGTAAGAGTCCACCCAAAATGCTCGTCATCTTAAATCCTCGTTCAGGAAGTGGACGATCGAGTAAAGTTTTCCATGGCATTGTGGAACCAATATTTAAGGTTTGTTGTTTTTGCTATGGTTTTTCATCTGATTTTCTTTTGTCAGAATTGCTAATCTGTACAGAAATTGCTATTTTACTATCCCATATATTTGCAATTCATGCTAACTTGGTATGCCTCtaaattcatatcatttttatatTAGATTGTTGTTCTTGATGCAAATTCTTAATGTTATTTCTTCCTTCTCTTCTCAATTTATCCCGATTTCCCAACCCAACAATAAAAAAAGTTTGGGGGGTGTTGGAGAAATTAGTTTAACCGTGAATTTATTCTATCAAGTGATCTTGTTTTACTCTTAACCTGCATATCATATAATATTTTACACCACAGCTGAAAGGATTCTCAAGTCAGTAGGACTCTGGATGATGATGGTTTCCTAGGTGttgaacaattttttttttttcttacataTACCATAATTACAAACAATTATGAGCTTATAATTCTTGATCCATTCCTACTCTGGGTCAGGATACTGTCCCCACTGATTCAAAGTAAAAGGCTAAAAGCCCAAACTTTTTTAGTGCAATTAGCTCGGATTGAGGCTTAAACACGAGACTTCATAGCCTTGAGGATGACTCTAGTACCATTGATCTAAAGCTCATTGGTAG contains:
- the LOC110666617 gene encoding pyruvate kinase, cytosolic isozyme; this encodes MANIDIEGILKELPEDGRVPKTKIVCTLGPASRSVPMLEKLLRAGMNVARFNFSHGTHEYHQETLNNLRIAMQNTRILCAVMLDTKGPEIRTGFLKDGKPIQLKEGQEITVTTNYNIKGDTDMISMSYKKLPVDVKPGNTILCADGTITLTVLSCNPEAGSVRCRCENTATLGERKNVNLPGVVVDLPTLTEKDKEDILGWGVPNEIDMIALSFVRKGSDLVHVRKVLGPHAKHIQLMSKVENQEGVINFDEILRETDSFMVARGDLGMEIPVEKIFLAQKMMIYKCNLVGKPVVTATQMLESMIKSPRPTRAEATDVANAVLDGTDCVMLSGESAAGAYPELAVKIMRRICIEAESSLDYGAIFKEMIRSTPLPMSPLESLASSAVRTANKAKAKLIVVMTRGGTTAKLVAKYRPAVPILSVVVPVLTTDSFDWTCSDETPARHSLIYRGLIPLLAEGSAKATDAESTEVILEAALNSATERGLCKPGDAVVALHRIGAASVIKICIVK